The following are encoded together in the Oceanobacillus zhaokaii genome:
- a CDS encoding alpha-ketoacid dehydrogenase subunit beta has product MTVMSYIQAITTALREEMLRDEKVFILGEDVGVKGGVFRATDGLYEEFGAERVLDTPLAESAIAGVGIGAAMYGMRPVAEMQFADFILPAVNQIISEAAKIRYRSNNDWNAPITIRAPYGGGVHGALYHSQSLESIFANQPGLKIVMPSTPYDAKGLLKAAIRDNDPVLFFEHKRAYRLLKADVPEEDYVIPIGKADIKREGTDITIITYGLCIHFALQAAEKLAEEGIDSHILDLRTVYPLDQEAIITAAKKTGKVLLITEDNKEGSIIGEVAAIIAENCLFDLDAPIMRLAGPDIPAMPYSPPMEKFFMVNPDKVEKAMRELAEF; this is encoded by the coding sequence ATGACTGTTATGTCCTACATCCAAGCAATTACAACTGCACTAAGAGAAGAAATGCTTCGTGATGAAAAGGTATTTATTTTAGGTGAAGACGTTGGTGTAAAAGGTGGTGTATTCAGAGCTACCGACGGATTATATGAGGAATTTGGAGCTGAACGGGTATTGGACACGCCATTAGCAGAATCAGCAATTGCTGGAGTTGGAATTGGTGCAGCGATGTACGGGATGCGCCCAGTTGCAGAAATGCAATTCGCAGATTTTATTTTACCGGCTGTCAATCAAATCATTTCTGAGGCTGCAAAGATTCGTTATCGTTCAAATAATGACTGGAATGCACCAATTACGATTCGTGCCCCATATGGTGGTGGTGTTCATGGGGCATTATACCATTCGCAATCATTAGAATCCATATTTGCCAATCAACCAGGCTTAAAAATTGTAATGCCATCCACGCCATATGATGCCAAAGGGCTACTAAAAGCAGCAATTCGTGATAATGATCCTGTACTATTCTTTGAACATAAGCGTGCATATCGGCTATTAAAGGCAGATGTACCTGAAGAGGATTATGTAATACCAATAGGTAAAGCTGATATAAAGCGAGAAGGAACCGATATTACAATTATCACGTATGGTCTTTGTATTCATTTCGCACTTCAGGCTGCTGAAAAATTGGCCGAAGAAGGTATTGATTCACATATTTTAGATTTAAGAACGGTTTACCCTTTAGACCAAGAGGCAATTATCACTGCCGCAAAGAAAACTGGAAAAGTATTATTAATAACTGAGGACAATAAAGAAGGTAGTATTATCGGAGAGGTTGCGGCAATCATCGCAGAGAACTGCCTGTTTGATTTGGATGCACCAATTATGCGATTAGCAGGCCCAGACATTCCAGCTATGCCATATTCACCGCCAATGGAGAAATTTTTCATGGTTAATCCTGATAAGGTAGAAAAAGCGATGCGTGAATTAGCAGAATTCTAA
- a CDS encoding thiamine pyrophosphate-dependent dehydrogenase E1 component subunit alpha, translating into MPNNRHDALGLSDADVLEIYKTMLLARKIDERMWLLNRSGKIPFVISCQGQEAAQVGASFALNRQVDYVAPYYRDLGVVLAFGMTAKDLMLSAFAKAEDPNSGGRQMPGHFGQRKNRIITGSSPVTTQLPHAVGVALAGKMEKKEIVSFVTLGEGSSNQGDFHEGLNFAGVHKLPVITMVENNKYAISVPFEKQIASENVSIRAKSYGMFGETIDGNDPLAVYEAVKRARERAINGDGPSLIEAITYRFTAHSSDDDDRTYREKVEVDEAKKKDSIITFASYLRDLEVLTTEIEEKINYEIDYIVNEATDYAENAPYAAPEDALKHVYEM; encoded by the coding sequence ATGCCTAATAATCGACATGATGCACTCGGTTTATCAGATGCAGACGTTCTGGAAATATACAAAACAATGTTACTCGCTAGAAAGATTGATGAGAGAATGTGGTTATTAAACAGATCGGGAAAAATTCCCTTCGTCATTTCTTGTCAAGGACAAGAAGCAGCACAAGTTGGTGCATCTTTTGCATTAAATAGACAAGTCGATTATGTTGCCCCATATTATCGTGACCTTGGCGTAGTTTTAGCGTTCGGGATGACTGCAAAAGACTTGATGCTGTCTGCATTCGCGAAGGCAGAGGACCCGAACTCGGGAGGAAGACAAATGCCCGGTCATTTTGGTCAGCGTAAAAACAGAATCATAACAGGATCCTCTCCTGTTACAACACAACTACCACATGCGGTTGGTGTTGCTTTAGCTGGGAAAATGGAGAAGAAAGAAATTGTTTCCTTTGTGACCCTAGGCGAGGGTTCGTCGAATCAAGGCGATTTTCATGAAGGTTTAAACTTTGCTGGAGTGCATAAATTACCTGTCATTACGATGGTTGAAAATAATAAATATGCAATATCTGTGCCATTTGAGAAACAAATTGCAAGCGAAAACGTCTCGATACGAGCCAAAAGTTATGGCATGTTCGGAGAAACTATTGATGGGAATGATCCATTAGCAGTATATGAAGCTGTAAAACGAGCTAGAGAACGGGCAATAAATGGAGATGGACCGTCATTAATAGAAGCAATTACCTATCGATTTACGGCACACTCAAGTGATGATGATGATCGAACGTATCGTGAGAAGGTAGAAGTTGACGAGGCGAAGAAAAAAGATTCGATTATTACTTTTGCGTCTTATTTAAGGGACCTTGAAGTGTTAACGACTGAAATAGAAGAAAAAATTAATTATGAAATTGATTATATTGTCAATGAAGCAACAGACTATGCAGAAAATGCTCCATATGCAGCACCGGAAGATGCATTAAAACACGTATACGAAATGTAA